CGGCAGCCCGTTGCCCACCACGTCGCCGATGACCAGGCCGATGCGGTCGCCGGGCAGGGTGAACACGTCGTACCAGTCGCCGCCGACCCCGCTGTCGGTGCCGGGGACGTACCGGGCCGCCACCTCCCAACCCGGAGCGGTGGGCAGGCGCCCGGGCAGCAGGCTGTCCTGGAGCGTGGCGGCGGCCGCGCGCTCGGACCGCGACCGGTGCACGTGCGCCGCCATCGCGAGCCGGTCGGCCACCAGCCGCAGCAGCTCGACCTCCTCGTCGCCGAACCGGCGGGCCGTGGTGCTGCCGACGTGCAGGACGCCGACCAGGTCGCCCTGGGCCACCATCGGCACGCCCAGCATGGCGCGCAGCCCCCGCTCCCACAGCAGGGGGTTGATCACCGTCGACTCGTCCACGTGGTCGAGCTTCACGGGTTCGCGCAGCCGGGCCACCCGGCCGGCGAAGCCGGTGCCCACCGGGATGCGGGTGCCCTGGAAGACCTCTTCCTCCAGGCCGTAGGTCGCCTTGGCCACCAGGTGCTCACCGCTGGGGTCGGACAGCAGGACGGTGGCGGTGTCCACCACCAACAGGTCCTTGACCTGCCACAACAGCACCTCGAAGAGCTTGTCGAGGTCCAGTTCGCGCAGCGTGCTGTCGGTGACCGCCTCCAACACCCGCAGCCGCGTCTCCGCGCTCCGCGCACCGCTCATCCGCCAACCCCGTCCAAGCCCCGACCGTTCACGCGGAGTGGACGGCACGAATACCCACGGGTGCCACACAGCCGACGTCCGAAAACACCAGCCTACCCCGCAACGGTAGTGCGCCGAACGAACCAACTCCACCCGCCGCGCCGGGCCGGGCGACGATCGGCGTCTCGGAAACCGCGATCAGGCGGGCCGGTCCCGAGTACTTTGACCGCGTGGCAACTGTTTCCGCGCTCGTGTCGTACCCGGTCAAGGGTTGTGGCGGGGTCGCCGTGGAACGGGCCGAGGTCACCACGACCGGCCTGCCCGACGACCGGCTGTTCGCGCCGGTCGGGCCGGACGGCGGGATCGTCTGGCAGGGCGAGGCGCCCCGGCTGGCCGCGGTCCGGGCGCGGTTGCTGGACTCGGGGGCGAAGCTGGCGCTGAGCGCGCCCGGCGCCGGTGAGCTGGTGCTGGACGTGACCGAGGACGGGCCGGGCCGACCGGTGGCGGTGGAGAAGTGGCCGGGGTCCGGGGTCGACCAGGGCGACGAGGTGGCGGGGTGGCTGTCCGACGCGATCCGCAAGCCCGTTCGCCTGGTCCGCGAGCCCGCGCGGGCGAACCGGGCCCGCGGCGGGTCCGACCCGACCGCGCTGCTGGTCCTCTCGCTGTCCACGCTGGAAGACCTGAACGCGCGGATCGCGGCGCGCGGCGCGGAGCCGGTGCCGATGGACCGGTTCCGGCCCAACGTCGTGATCAGCGGCTGGCCCGAGCCGCACACCGAGGACCGGGTGGCCCGGATGGCGGTCGGCGGCGTCGAGGTCGGCTTCGGCGAGCGGGCCATCCGCTGCGCGGTCACCCTGGTGGACCAGACGACCGGGGTGCGCGTCGGCCCGGAGCCGCTGCGCACCCTGGCCGACTACCGCCGCGAACCCGGCGGCGTGAGCTTCGGCCTGAAGGCGGCCGTGCTCGCCCCCGGCCACGTCGCCGTGGGCGACGAGGTCACCGTCACCGCGTGGCGGTGACGACGCCGAGCGCCTTCCCGGCACCTCGACGTCCGGCGGTGCGCCACGCGGTGGGCCGGCACCGCGCCCGCCCTCGGGGCCGGGGCCCCGGCCCGACCGAGGTGTCATCCCGCCGGACTGCCTCTACGGTGGCAGGAGCAGGTGTGCCCGCGGTGTGGAGGATCTTCGTGGCTCAGACGGTTCGCGGTGTGGTGGCCAGGGGCAAGGGCGCCCCGGTCGAGGTGGTGGACGTGGTCGTCCCCGACCCCGGACCGGGCGAGGCGGTGGTGCGGGTGCAGGCGTGCGGCGTGTGCCACACCGACCTGCACTACCGGGAGGGCGGCATCAACGACGAGTTCCCGTTCCTGCTCGGCCACGAGGCCGCCGGGGTCGTGGAGCAGGTCGGCGAGGGCGTCACCGACGTCGCGCCGGGCGACTTCGTGGTGCTGAACTGGCGCGCCGTGTGCGGCGCCTGCCGGGCCTGCCGCAAGGGCAAGCCCTGGTACTGCTTCAACACCCACAACGCGTCCCAGCCCATGACGCTCGCCGACGGCACGCCGCTCTCGCCCGCGCTGGGCATCGGCGCGTTCGCCGAGAAGACCCTCGTGCACGCGGGCCAGTGCACCAAGGTCGACCCGAACGCCTCCCCCGCCGTCGCCGGGCTGCTCGGCTGCGGCGTGATGGCCGGTTTCGGGGCCGCGGTCAACACGGGCAACGTCGGTCGCGGCGACAGCGTCGCCGTCATCGGCTGCGGCGGCGTCGGCTCGGCGGCCGTCGCGGGCGCGCGGATCGCCGGCGCGACCACGATCATCGCGATCGACCTCGACCCGCGGAAGCTGGAGTGGGCCCGCGGCCTGGGCGCGACGCACACCGTGGACGCCGGGTCCGACGACGTGGTCGCCAGGGTGAAGGAGCTGACCGGCGGTTTCGGCGCCGACGTCGTGATCGACGCGGTGGGCCGGCCGGAGACCTGGCAGCAGGCGTTCTACGCCCGCGACCTGGCCGGCACCGTCGTGCTGGTCGGCGTGCCGACCCCGGAGATGCGGCTGGAGATGCCGCTGATCGACCTGTTCTCGCACGGCGGCGCGCTCAAGTCCTCCTGGTACGGCGACTGCCTGCCGTCCCGCGACTTCCCGTACCTGATCGACCTGCACCGGCAGGGCCGGCTGGACCTCGACGCGTTCGTCACCGAGACCATCGCGCTCGACCAGGTCGAGGGGGCGTTCGCCAAGATGCACCACGGCGACGTGCTGCGCTCGGTGGTGCTGTTCTGATGGCCCGCGTCGACCACACCACGACCAGCGGCACGTTCAGCCTCGACGGGCAGACCTTCGACGTCGACAACAACGTCTGGGTGATCGGCGACGACGCCGAGTGCGTCGTCATCGACGCGCCCCACGACGTCGACGCCATCCTGGAGGTCGTGGCGGGCCGCGCGGTGCGGGCGATCCTCGCCACCCACGCCCACGACGACCACGTCCGCGTCGCGCCCGCCCTGGCCGACGCCACCGGCGCGCCCGTCCTGCTGCACCCCGACGACCTGGTGCTGTGGGACCTCACCCACCCCGACCGCGAGCCGGACGGCGAGCTGGCCGACGGGCAGGTGGTCGAGGTCGCGGGCACGGAGCTGCACGTCCTGCACACACCGGGCCACGCCCCCGGCGCGTGCTGCTTCCACGTCCCGGACCTCAACGCGGTGTTCACCGGCGACACCCTGTTCCAGGGCGGCCCCGGCGCCACCGGCCGGTCCCACTCCGACCACGGGACCATCGTCCGCTCGATCACCACGCGGCTGCTGGTCCTGCCGCCCGACACCGTCGTCCACACCGGCCACGGCGCGGACACCACGATCGGGGCCGAGGCAGCGGCCCTCCGCTGATCGGGGCGCGGGCGCGGCCGGTTAAGTCGATTGCGGTCCGCCCGGCCGGTGTCCCACGATGCACCCACCAACGGACGAGCGGGGGACGGCACGTGGTGGAGCACACCTACCGGGTCATGGTGCGCGGCAGGTTCACCGACCTCGACGACGCCGGCCGCGCGCGGCTGCTGGCCGAGGTCGAGCGGCACGGGGTGCTCACCAACGGCTTCTCCGAGCGGGGCGCGCTGTCCTACGACAAGTCCTTGGACTTCTTCAGCTTCCGCGTGCAGCTGCGCGCCGAGGTGGAGGCCACCGACCGGGCCGTGTGCGACCGCGCGCTGGCCCTCGCGTCCCGCGCCGTCGAGGAGTTCGGCGTGGACTTCCGCGACATGCGCGCCTCCGCCACCGACGTGGACCTGATCAAGGTCCGCCGCCCCCGGTAGTCCCCGGGCTCGTCAGACGTCGGTGAAGCACACCAGGGTGTTGCCGCCGTTGGCCACCAGCGACCAGTACCGGCGCGCGTCGTGGGGACCGGTGCGGCAGTGCTCGGCACCGGCGCCGGGTGGCGCGCGGTACACGGCGGCGATGATGAGCACCTTGTTGTACGGGACGGGAACCCGGGTGGCGTGGCAGTCCACCGCTGTGGAAGTCCCGATGGTCGAACCGCTGTCCCCGGACCACACGGCGAGCACGCAGTGGTCCCGCACCCACACGCGGTCGAGGCACAGGGTCGTGGTGTTGCCGGTGATGGCCGAGTGGTGGCTCCACCCGTCCTCCCCGACGCCCGTCGGGCACGACGCGCTGCCGGTGGAGGTCACCCGGAAGACCCCGGCCAGGTAGCTGTCGCAGGGCACCGGGGCGGGCGGGACGGAAGGTGTCCAGTCGCTGCCGACCCGGTACACCGGCAGGCACACCCCCGGCTGGACCGCCCGGAACGCGTCCTCCACCGGGTCGGTCGGTTCCGGCTCGGGCACCGGCTCGGGCTCGGGCACCGGCGCCGCCCCGGTCTCCTCGCTGCCCGGGTCGCTGTCGACCTCGCTGTCGACCTCGGGAGCGGAGTCGGGGTCGAAGTCGGGCACGGGCAGTTCCCCGAGGTCGAACGGCTCCTCGGCGTCGTCGGTGGCGCTGACCGACGCCGAGCCGTGGGCCGGCGCGTCGTCGCGGTCGGGCCCGTTCCGCCGACCGCACCCCACCAGCACCACGGCCAGGAGCGGCCAGACGAGCCAGGCCGGCCGGATCGGGTTGCCCTTCATCCCACTCCTCCGAATTCGTGGCGCAGCAGACCGGCTTCCGGTTCACGCCCGAGCGCGCGGAGCACCTTGCCGAGCGTTGTCGCGGCGGTGCGCAGGGGAACGGCGAACGTCTCGGGCTCCGTCGCGGCCAGCTCCCGGTAGAGGGCGAGTGCCCGGCTGCCCGCGAGCGCGGCGTTCTCCAGGTCGGCGGACAGCAGGTCCCGCACCACGGCGTAGCCCCACAGCGCGCCGGCCAGGTCGGCGCGGGCGCCGTCCTCGGCCGACTCGACCGCGCGGTGCGAGTACCGCAGCGCTTCGTCCTGCCGCCTGCCCGTGGCGAGCCGCACGGCGTGGGTGACGAGGGCCCTCGTCCACCCGGAGGAGTGGGCGGCGCGGTTGGCCTCGACCAGTTCGCCGACGAGCCCGACCGCGCGTTCCGACACCACCAGCGCTTCGTCGAGCCGCCCGCTCAGGAGCAGGGTGGTCGCGCGGTGCTCGGTGGCAGCCGCCAGGCGGGGCAGGTGGGCCTCCCGGTTGGCGGCGGCCAGTTCCTCGGCCAGCTCCAGGGCCCTCCGGGACCACTCCAGTGCCTCGTCGCGCCGGCCCAGTCCGCCCAACCGCTGCGCGTGGGTGCCCACAGCGGTCGCCAGGTCGGGGAGGAACGCGCTCCGGTCGGTCGCGGCCAGTTCCGCGTAGAGGTCCACCGCGCGTTGCGAGAACGCCAGCGCTTCCTCGGGCCGTTGTGACTCCGCCAGCCGTTGCGAGTGGTTGCGCACCACCGGCGCGAGGCCGCGGAGGTGGGTGGCGCGGTCCTCCGCCACCAGGGCTTCGTGCAGGCGGAGCGCGCGCAGGGAGTGCGCCACGGCGTCCTGGTGCTGCCCCAGCGCGGCCAGGCGGTTCGCGTGGTTGCCCACCACCAGGGCGAGTCCGGGCAGCCAGGCCGGGTCGGCCGCGGCCAGCTCGTCGTAGAGGTCGACCGCGCGGCGCGACGTGGTCGCGGCCTCGTCGAACCGCCCGACGTCGGCCAGCCGCGTGGCGTGGTTGCCGAGGAGCAGGGCGAGGGACGGCAGGTGCGTCGCGCGATCGGTGGTGACGAGCCCTTCGAGCAGCGCGACGGCGCGCAGCGAGTGGTCAAGGGCCTCACGGCGCCTCCCGGCCCCGTCCAACCTGTTGCTGTAGTGGCCGTGGAGCTTCGCCCTCATGTCGGGGTCGGTGGCGTGGTCGAGCAGGTAGGGGACGATGACGTCGGCGATCGCGGCGGCGCCGACGTCGAGGTCGACGTGCCGGTCCAGCGGCAGGTGGCCGTCCACGGCGGTGAAGATGTCCGGCGGCAGGCCGGGGATGGCGGCCAGCGCGGCCAGGGCGGCGCTGCCCGCCTCGACCGCGAGGCCCGGGTCGAGGCGGAGCAGCGGGTACAGCGTCCGGTCGCCGATGTGCGGCCACCGCTCCGCCGCCGAGGCCAGGAACGTCACGGCACGGGCGGCCACGGTCGCGCGCAGCGCGCCGGGCTCCCCCACCAGGGCGGCGGGCACGTCGCCGGCCCACGGGTCCGGGTCGTAGGCGCTGACGTCGTGCCCGGGGATCAGCAGCGCGAGGAAGTCCTCCGCCAGCCGGTCGGGGTACAGGGGCTCCAGCACCAGGCCGCGATCGGTGGGCGGGTAGCAGAAGCGGTGGTCGAGCAGCAGGTCCTGCGGGTGCCCCGGCAGCTCCAGGAGCCGC
This genomic window from Saccharothrix sp. HUAS TT1 contains:
- a CDS encoding PP2C family protein-serine/threonine phosphatase → MSGARSAETRLRVLEAVTDSTLRELDLDKLFEVLLWQVKDLLVVDTATVLLSDPSGEHLVAKATYGLEEEVFQGTRIPVGTGFAGRVARLREPVKLDHVDESTVINPLLWERGLRAMLGVPMVAQGDLVGVLHVGSTTARRFGDEEVELLRLVADRLAMAAHVHRSRSERAAAATLQDSLLPGRLPTAPGWEVAARYVPGTDSGVGGDWYDVFTLPGDRIGLVIGDVVGNGLPAAIVMGRLRSALRAYALEFADPADVLGKLDRKASHFEAHTMATVAYAVIDRTTSRMDLALAGHLPPVLALPDRGTAFVDAPLGPPIGYDLGITGRRATRVDLPPGALVALYTDGLVERRGLDLDEQLEMLRQAVAPVTPEAACVRVMATLVGDRPATDDIALVAIRHTP
- a CDS encoding MOSC domain-containing protein, with the translated sequence MATVSALVSYPVKGCGGVAVERAEVTTTGLPDDRLFAPVGPDGGIVWQGEAPRLAAVRARLLDSGAKLALSAPGAGELVLDVTEDGPGRPVAVEKWPGSGVDQGDEVAGWLSDAIRKPVRLVREPARANRARGGSDPTALLVLSLSTLEDLNARIAARGAEPVPMDRFRPNVVISGWPEPHTEDRVARMAVGGVEVGFGERAIRCAVTLVDQTTGVRVGPEPLRTLADYRREPGGVSFGLKAAVLAPGHVAVGDEVTVTAWR
- a CDS encoding S-(hydroxymethyl)mycothiol dehydrogenase; this translates as MAQTVRGVVARGKGAPVEVVDVVVPDPGPGEAVVRVQACGVCHTDLHYREGGINDEFPFLLGHEAAGVVEQVGEGVTDVAPGDFVVLNWRAVCGACRACRKGKPWYCFNTHNASQPMTLADGTPLSPALGIGAFAEKTLVHAGQCTKVDPNASPAVAGLLGCGVMAGFGAAVNTGNVGRGDSVAVIGCGGVGSAAVAGARIAGATTIIAIDLDPRKLEWARGLGATHTVDAGSDDVVARVKELTGGFGADVVIDAVGRPETWQQAFYARDLAGTVVLVGVPTPEMRLEMPLIDLFSHGGALKSSWYGDCLPSRDFPYLIDLHRQGRLDLDAFVTETIALDQVEGAFAKMHHGDVLRSVVLF
- a CDS encoding MBL fold metallo-hydrolase translates to MARVDHTTTSGTFSLDGQTFDVDNNVWVIGDDAECVVIDAPHDVDAILEVVAGRAVRAILATHAHDDHVRVAPALADATGAPVLLHPDDLVLWDLTHPDREPDGELADGQVVEVAGTELHVLHTPGHAPGACCFHVPDLNAVFTGDTLFQGGPGATGRSHSDHGTIVRSITTRLLVLPPDTVVHTGHGADTTIGAEAAALR
- a CDS encoding DUF6204 family protein, whose amino-acid sequence is MVEHTYRVMVRGRFTDLDDAGRARLLAEVERHGVLTNGFSERGALSYDKSLDFFSFRVQLRAEVEATDRAVCDRALALASRAVEEFGVDFRDMRASATDVDLIKVRRPR